From Streptomyces yatensis, one genomic window encodes:
- a CDS encoding bifunctional 3-phenylpropionate/cinnamic acid dioxygenase ferredoxin subunit yields the protein MIPVCRIEDLPEGESLRVEAGDATVAIAVFHTDGAFYAIDDTCSHQDASLSDGWLEGCYVECPLHAALFDLRSGEPTCLPARKPVRTHAVTVVDGMLYVHPAVRTVPGEPVHAAPEEAVA from the coding sequence ATGATTCCCGTCTGCCGTATCGAGGACTTGCCGGAGGGTGAGTCGCTGCGTGTCGAGGCCGGCGACGCCACCGTGGCGATCGCGGTGTTCCACACCGACGGAGCGTTCTACGCCATCGATGACACCTGCAGCCACCAGGACGCCTCCCTCTCCGATGGGTGGCTGGAGGGCTGCTACGTCGAATGCCCGCTGCACGCCGCGCTGTTCGATCTGCGGTCCGGCGAGCCGACCTGTCTGCCCGCCCGCAAGCCCGTACGGACCCACGCTGTCACGGTCGTGGACGGAATGCTGTATGTCCACCCCGCGGTGCGCACCGTTCCCGGCGAGCCCGTGCACGCGGCACCGGAAGAAGCCGTCGCATGA
- a CDS encoding aldehyde dehydrogenase family protein codes for MTDLFIGGQWTQAIDERTREIRCPADGSLVAVVDEGGGKDAAEAVAAARQAFDQGPWPRTPVGTRGDLLLRVADLVERDKAGLARAESLDTGKRLAESELDIDGVVACFRYYGQLVRTEADRIVDTGTEHTVSRVVHEPVGVCALITPWNYPLLQTSWKVAPALAAGNTFVLKPSELTPSTAIALMRLLAEAGLPDGVANLVLGPGAEAGAPLTDNPDVDMVSFTGGLRTGRRIMAAAAGTVKRTSLELGGKNPNIVFADADFETAVDYALTAVFLHSGQVCSAGARLLVEDRVHDAFVEEVVRRARGIRLGGPFDERAQTGPLISAAHRAKVEAYVATGLAEGARLRCGGARPDDPALADGYYFLPTVLDRCHSGMSVLADESFGPVLTVERFAGEDEAVRLANDTVYGLAGAVWTGDEGRAQRVASLLRLGTVWINDYHPYLPQAEWGGFKQSGSGRELGPCGLAEYREAKHIWRNTRPRPQGWFA; via the coding sequence GTGACGGACCTCTTCATCGGTGGCCAGTGGACCCAAGCGATCGACGAACGCACCCGTGAGATCCGCTGCCCGGCCGACGGATCGCTGGTGGCGGTCGTCGACGAGGGCGGCGGCAAGGACGCGGCCGAGGCGGTGGCCGCCGCCCGGCAGGCGTTCGACCAGGGGCCCTGGCCCCGAACTCCGGTCGGGACGCGCGGCGATCTGCTGCTGCGCGTCGCCGATCTGGTGGAGCGCGACAAGGCCGGGCTCGCCCGCGCCGAATCGCTGGACACCGGGAAGCGACTGGCCGAGAGCGAGCTGGACATCGACGGAGTGGTGGCCTGCTTCCGCTACTACGGACAGCTGGTGCGCACCGAGGCGGACCGGATCGTGGACACCGGCACCGAGCACACCGTCAGCCGGGTGGTCCATGAACCGGTCGGGGTCTGCGCGCTGATCACCCCCTGGAACTATCCGCTGCTGCAGACCTCGTGGAAGGTCGCGCCCGCGCTGGCCGCGGGCAACACCTTCGTACTGAAGCCCAGTGAGCTGACCCCCAGCACGGCGATCGCCCTGATGCGGCTGCTGGCGGAGGCCGGGCTCCCGGACGGGGTGGCCAATCTGGTGCTCGGCCCGGGTGCCGAGGCCGGGGCCCCGCTCACCGACAACCCCGATGTGGACATGGTGTCCTTCACCGGCGGCCTGCGCACCGGGCGCCGGATCATGGCCGCCGCCGCGGGCACGGTCAAGCGGACCTCGCTGGAGCTGGGCGGCAAGAACCCCAACATCGTCTTCGCCGACGCGGACTTCGAAACGGCCGTGGACTACGCGCTCACCGCGGTCTTCCTCCACTCCGGACAGGTCTGCTCGGCCGGGGCCCGGCTGCTGGTGGAGGACCGGGTGCACGACGCCTTCGTCGAGGAGGTGGTGCGCCGCGCCCGCGGGATCCGGCTGGGCGGGCCGTTCGACGAGCGGGCCCAGACCGGCCCGCTGATCTCCGCCGCGCACCGGGCCAAGGTCGAGGCGTATGTGGCGACGGGGCTCGCGGAGGGCGCCCGGCTGCGCTGCGGCGGCGCCCGTCCCGACGATCCGGCCCTGGCCGACGGCTACTACTTTCTGCCGACCGTCCTCGACCGCTGTCACAGCGGTATGTCGGTGCTGGCCGACGAGTCCTTCGGGCCGGTGCTCACGGTGGAACGTTTCGCCGGTGAGGACGAGGCGGTGCGGCTGGCCAACGACACCGTGTACGGGCTCGCCGGAGCCGTATGGACCGGCGACGAGGGGCGGGCGCAGCGGGTGGCCTCCCTGCTGCGGCTGGGCACCGTATGGATCAACGACTACCACCCCTATCTGCCGCAGGCGGAGTGGGGCGGGTTCAAACAGTCGGGGAGCGGACGGGAGCTGGGGCCCTGCGGGCTCGCGGAGTACCGGGAGGCCAAGCACATCTGGCGCAATACCCGGCCGCGGCCGCAGGGCTGGTTCGCCTGA
- a CDS encoding GcvT family protein: MNTQNKRVVIVGAGIVGCSLADELTARGWQDITVLEQGPLLAPGGSTSHAPGLVFRTSPSKTLTDFATYTVEKFSSLEVDGLSCFNPVGGLEIATSEERWADLHRKAGLAASWGVRGELLGPAQCAELWPLLDADRILGGFHTPDDGLARALLASRAQMERATAHGARFLDRHTVTAIEREDGRVTAVVTDRGTFPADIVVSAAGFWGPLIGAMAGVPVPLQPLAHQYARTGPLPELAGLNDPRTEASRPILRFQDRDLYFREHTDRIGIGSYAHRPLPVEPARLPAYDEAPVMPSSLPFTAEDFAPSWADSVELLPALGASRVEEGFNGVFSFTPDGMPVIGESREVRGFWLAEAVWVTHSAGVARAVAEWLTDGRPGMDVHECDLYRFEDAQASPAYVAERGAQNFVEVYDVIHPLQPMEQPRPLRVSPFHVRQRELGGYFLEAAGWERPHWYEANAPLAESIDLPPRDAWSARYWSPIAAAEARATRERVALYDMTPLKRLAVTGPGALDFLQHMTTNQLAKKPGAVTYTLLLDEAGGIRSDLTVARLSERHFQVGANGGLDLDWLLRHAPDDVHVSDITPGTCCIGVWGPLARELVQPLTRDDFSHEAFGYFKARQTYIGHVPVTAMRLSYVGELGWELYTTADMGLRLWDTLWEAGQRHGVIAAGRSAFNSLRLEKGYRAWGHDMTTEHDPYEAGVGFAVRMNKGDFVGRAALEGRGEQTAARRLTCLTLDDPAAVVMGKEPVYADGVPAGYVTSASYGYTIGRTVAYAWLPAAAAVPGTAVHIEYFGEKVPATVAAEPLFDPRMERIRR, encoded by the coding sequence GTGAACACCCAGAACAAGCGTGTCGTCATCGTCGGGGCCGGAATCGTCGGCTGCTCGCTCGCCGATGAGCTGACCGCCCGCGGCTGGCAGGACATCACCGTCCTGGAGCAGGGCCCACTGCTCGCCCCCGGCGGCTCGACCTCACACGCCCCCGGCCTGGTCTTCCGGACCAGCCCCTCCAAGACCCTGACCGACTTCGCCACCTACACCGTCGAGAAGTTCTCCTCCCTCGAGGTCGACGGGCTGTCCTGCTTCAACCCGGTGGGCGGCCTGGAGATCGCCACCAGCGAGGAGCGCTGGGCCGATCTGCACCGCAAGGCCGGGCTGGCGGCCTCCTGGGGCGTACGGGGCGAGCTGCTCGGCCCGGCCCAGTGCGCCGAGCTGTGGCCGCTGCTGGACGCGGACCGGATCCTCGGCGGTTTCCACACCCCGGACGACGGGCTGGCCCGGGCGCTGCTCGCCTCCCGCGCCCAGATGGAGCGGGCCACCGCGCACGGCGCCCGCTTCCTGGACCGGCACACCGTCACCGCCATCGAGCGGGAGGACGGCCGGGTGACCGCCGTCGTCACCGACCGGGGCACCTTCCCCGCCGACATCGTGGTCTCCGCCGCCGGGTTCTGGGGCCCGCTGATCGGCGCGATGGCGGGGGTCCCCGTCCCCCTGCAGCCGCTGGCCCACCAGTACGCCAGGACCGGGCCGCTGCCCGAGCTCGCGGGACTCAACGACCCCCGTACGGAGGCGAGCCGGCCGATCCTGCGCTTCCAGGACCGCGACCTCTACTTCCGCGAGCACACCGACCGCATCGGCATCGGCAGCTACGCCCACCGCCCGCTCCCCGTCGAGCCGGCGCGGCTGCCCGCGTACGACGAGGCCCCGGTGATGCCGTCCTCCCTGCCCTTCACCGCCGAGGACTTCGCCCCCAGCTGGGCGGACAGCGTCGAACTGCTCCCCGCGCTCGGCGCGAGCCGGGTCGAGGAGGGCTTCAACGGCGTCTTCTCCTTCACCCCCGACGGTATGCCGGTCATCGGCGAGTCCCGCGAGGTGCGCGGCTTCTGGCTGGCCGAGGCGGTGTGGGTGACCCACTCCGCGGGCGTCGCCCGGGCCGTGGCCGAGTGGCTGACGGACGGACGGCCGGGCATGGACGTCCACGAATGCGATCTGTACCGCTTCGAGGACGCGCAAGCCTCTCCCGCCTATGTCGCCGAGCGCGGAGCCCAGAACTTCGTCGAGGTCTATGACGTCATCCATCCGCTGCAGCCGATGGAGCAGCCGCGTCCGCTGCGGGTCAGCCCCTTCCACGTCCGGCAGCGGGAGCTGGGCGGGTACTTCCTGGAGGCCGCGGGCTGGGAGCGGCCGCACTGGTACGAGGCGAACGCCCCGCTCGCCGAGTCCATCGACCTGCCGCCGCGCGACGCCTGGTCGGCCCGCTACTGGTCGCCCATCGCCGCCGCCGAGGCAAGGGCCACCCGGGAGCGGGTCGCGCTGTACGACATGACCCCGCTCAAGCGGCTGGCGGTCACCGGGCCCGGGGCGCTGGACTTCCTGCAGCACATGACCACCAACCAGCTGGCGAAGAAGCCCGGTGCGGTCACCTACACCCTGCTGCTGGACGAGGCCGGGGGCATCCGCAGCGATCTCACCGTCGCCCGGCTGTCGGAGCGCCACTTCCAGGTCGGCGCCAACGGCGGACTGGACCTGGACTGGCTGCTGCGCCACGCACCCGATGACGTCCATGTCTCCGACATCACGCCCGGCACCTGCTGCATCGGCGTGTGGGGCCCACTGGCCCGGGAGCTGGTCCAGCCGCTGACCCGCGACGACTTCTCGCATGAGGCGTTCGGCTACTTCAAGGCCCGGCAGACGTATATCGGCCATGTCCCGGTGACCGCGATGCGGCTGTCCTACGTCGGCGAGCTCGGCTGGGAGCTGTACACCACCGCCGACATGGGGCTGCGGCTGTGGGACACCCTGTGGGAGGCGGGACAGCGCCACGGGGTGATCGCCGCCGGGCGCTCGGCCTTCAACAGCCTGCGGCTGGAGAAGGGCTATCGGGCCTGGGGCCATGACATGACCACCGAGCACGATCCCTACGAGGCCGGGGTCGGCTTCGCCGTCCGGATGAACAAGGGCGACTTCGTCGGGCGCGCGGCGCTCGAGGGCCGCGGCGAGCAGACGGCGGCGCGCAGGCTGACCTGTCTCACCCTGGACGACCCGGCCGCGGTCGTCATGGGCAAGGAGCCGGTGTACGCCGATGGCGTCCCGGCCGGCTATGTGACCAGCGCGTCCTACGGATACACCATCGGCCGGACCGTGGCCTACGCCTGGCTGCCCGCCGCGGCCGCCGTGCCCGGCACCGCGGTCCACATCGAGTACTTCGGCGAGAAGGTCCCCGCGACCGTCGCCGCAGAGCCCCTCTTCGACCCGCGCATGGAGCGGATCCGCCGCTGA
- a CDS encoding S-(hydroxymethyl)mycothiol dehydrogenase, with protein sequence MPQEARAVVAVKKGAPVEVLPVLVPEPGPGEVLVGVQACGVCHTDLHYRDGAISDEFPYLLGHEAAGTVEAVGPGVTGLAPGDYVVLAWRAPCGGCRSCRRGRPWYCFDSRNAAQPMTLTDGTPLNPALGIGAFAEKTLVAAGQAVKIDPSARPEAAGLIGCGVMAGYGAAVHTGGVSNGDTVAVIGCGGVGNAAIAGAALSGARRVIAVDIDDTKLDAATRFGATDTVNSRGTDPVEAVRELTGGFGANVVIDAVGRPETYTQGFYMRDLAGVLVQVGVPDPEMRIDLPLIDLFSRGGALKSSWYGDCLPSRDFPVLVDLHLSRKLDLDAFVSETITLDEVETAFAKMQRGEVLRSVVVL encoded by the coding sequence ATGCCGCAAGAAGCCCGCGCCGTCGTCGCGGTCAAAAAGGGCGCCCCCGTGGAGGTGCTGCCCGTGCTCGTGCCCGAACCCGGCCCCGGTGAGGTGCTGGTGGGAGTCCAGGCGTGCGGGGTGTGCCACACCGACCTGCACTACCGGGACGGCGCGATCAGTGACGAATTTCCCTATCTGCTCGGACACGAGGCGGCCGGAACGGTCGAGGCCGTGGGCCCCGGCGTCACCGGACTCGCACCCGGTGACTATGTGGTCCTGGCCTGGCGGGCGCCGTGCGGCGGCTGCCGCTCCTGCCGCCGGGGCCGCCCGTGGTACTGCTTCGACAGCCGCAATGCCGCCCAGCCGATGACCCTGACCGACGGCACCCCGCTCAACCCGGCGCTGGGCATCGGCGCGTTCGCCGAGAAGACGCTGGTCGCGGCGGGACAGGCGGTGAAGATCGACCCCTCGGCACGCCCCGAGGCGGCGGGCCTGATCGGCTGTGGGGTGATGGCCGGCTACGGCGCGGCCGTGCACACCGGCGGGGTGTCCAACGGCGACACGGTCGCGGTCATCGGCTGCGGCGGCGTCGGCAACGCCGCGATCGCCGGGGCCGCGCTGTCCGGGGCGCGCCGGGTGATCGCGGTGGACATCGACGACACCAAGCTGGACGCGGCCACCCGCTTCGGCGCCACCGACACCGTCAACTCCCGTGGTACGGACCCGGTCGAGGCGGTGCGCGAGCTGACCGGGGGCTTCGGCGCCAATGTGGTCATCGACGCGGTGGGCCGTCCGGAGACCTACACCCAGGGCTTCTACATGCGCGATCTGGCCGGGGTGCTGGTGCAGGTCGGGGTGCCGGATCCGGAGATGCGCATCGATCTGCCGCTGATCGATCTGTTCTCGCGGGGCGGTGCGCTCAAGTCCTCCTGGTACGGCGACTGCCTGCCCAGCCGCGACTTCCCGGTCCTGGTCGACCTCCATCTCAGCCGCAAGCTGGATCTGGACGCGTTCGTCAGCGAGACGATCACGCTGGACGAGGTCGAGACCGCGTTCGCCAAGATGCAGCGCGGCGAGGTGCTGCGGTCGGTGGTGGTTCTGTGA
- a CDS encoding aromatic ring-hydroxylating oxygenase subunit alpha translates to MTVAPESPAATTPSLLATLPGHWYTAPGIFRREQEHLFEAMWFCAVRGADLDRPGAFRTVQIGRENVLITRNRRGEPRAFLNICRHRGARLCTEESGTVRRSLQCPYHAWTYDLDGRLTAAPNLQKMPDIDRVERGLVPVRLREWLGYVWVCLAEEPPSFEETVIGAVADRLGDAASVERYDVAGLALGRRISYDVRANWKLIVENFMECYHCATIHPELTDVLPEFADGLAAQYFVGHGAEFAEEAQGFTVDGSEGFGRIAGIAEEQDRRYYAITVRPQVFLNLVPDHVIVHRMFPLAPDRTVVECDWLYAPEVVASERDLSKSVELFHRVNAQDFDACERTQPAMDSRAYRDGGVLVPSEHHIGAFHRWVTDHVPTPDAEECP, encoded by the coding sequence ATGACCGTGGCTCCCGAGTCCCCCGCCGCCACGACCCCCAGTCTGCTCGCCACTCTCCCCGGCCATTGGTACACCGCTCCCGGGATCTTCCGGCGGGAGCAGGAGCACCTCTTCGAGGCCATGTGGTTCTGCGCGGTGCGCGGGGCCGATCTGGACCGGCCGGGTGCGTTCCGCACCGTGCAGATCGGCCGGGAGAACGTGCTGATCACCCGCAACCGGCGGGGTGAGCCGCGGGCGTTCCTCAACATCTGCCGGCACCGCGGCGCCCGGCTGTGCACCGAGGAGTCCGGGACGGTGCGGCGCTCGCTGCAGTGCCCGTACCACGCCTGGACCTACGATCTGGACGGCAGGCTCACCGCCGCCCCCAACCTTCAGAAGATGCCCGATATCGACCGGGTCGAGCGCGGACTGGTGCCGGTGCGGCTTCGCGAATGGCTCGGCTATGTCTGGGTCTGCCTGGCCGAGGAGCCACCATCGTTCGAGGAGACGGTCATCGGGGCGGTGGCCGACCGGCTCGGCGACGCGGCATCCGTGGAGCGCTACGACGTGGCGGGGCTGGCGCTGGGCCGCCGGATCTCCTATGACGTCCGGGCCAACTGGAAGCTGATCGTCGAGAACTTCATGGAGTGCTACCACTGCGCGACGATCCATCCCGAACTCACCGACGTACTGCCGGAGTTCGCCGACGGCCTCGCGGCGCAGTACTTCGTGGGGCACGGCGCCGAGTTCGCCGAGGAGGCCCAGGGGTTCACGGTGGACGGCAGCGAGGGGTTCGGCCGCATCGCCGGGATCGCCGAGGAACAGGACCGCCGCTACTACGCGATCACGGTACGGCCGCAGGTCTTCCTCAACCTGGTCCCCGACCACGTGATCGTGCACCGGATGTTTCCGCTCGCCCCCGATCGCACAGTGGTCGAATGCGACTGGCTCTACGCACCCGAGGTGGTGGCGTCCGAGCGGGATCTGTCGAAGTCGGTGGAGCTGTTCCACCGCGTCAACGCCCAGGACTTCGACGCCTGTGAGCGCACCCAGCCCGCCATGGACTCCCGCGCCTACCGCGACGGCGGGGTGCTGGTCCCCAGCGAACACCACATCGGCGCCTTCCACCGATGGGTGACCGACCATGTCCCGACCCCCGACGCGGAGGAATGCCCGTGA
- a CDS encoding IclR family transcriptional regulator encodes MTNTTEDRAEEKRGAAGAVQSVDRAVSVLEILARLGEAGVTEIADELGVHKSTAFRLLGVLENRGLVGQERDRGKYYLGAGVLRLAGAAAIRLDISQEGAPVCRALADETGETANIAVLDGDAAVNIMQARGAAAVTAFNWLGRRTALHATASGKVLLAHLSGERRERLVTRKLPRFTEHTITTSAELRQQLETAAERGYAYSCEELEIGLNAVAAPVRGHDGALIGAIGVSGPAYRMAQSRLPDLAEYAVKTAEELSRRMGFPG; translated from the coding sequence ATGACGAACACGACCGAGGATCGGGCCGAGGAGAAGCGGGGGGCCGCCGGGGCAGTGCAGTCGGTGGACAGGGCGGTGAGCGTCCTGGAGATCCTTGCCAGGCTCGGCGAGGCCGGAGTGACCGAGATCGCCGACGAGCTGGGGGTCCACAAGTCGACCGCCTTCCGGCTGCTCGGCGTTCTGGAGAACCGCGGACTCGTCGGGCAGGAACGCGACCGGGGGAAGTACTACCTGGGCGCCGGGGTGCTCAGACTCGCCGGCGCCGCCGCCATCCGCCTGGACATCTCGCAGGAGGGCGCCCCGGTGTGCCGGGCGCTGGCCGACGAGACCGGCGAGACGGCCAATATCGCCGTTCTGGACGGGGACGCGGCGGTCAACATCATGCAGGCGCGCGGCGCCGCGGCGGTGACCGCCTTCAACTGGCTGGGGCGGCGCACCGCGCTGCACGCCACCGCGAGCGGCAAGGTGCTGCTCGCCCACCTGTCGGGCGAACGCCGGGAGCGGCTGGTGACGCGGAAGCTGCCGCGGTTCACCGAGCACACCATCACCACCTCCGCCGAGCTGCGGCAGCAGCTGGAGACGGCGGCCGAGCGCGGCTACGCCTACTCCTGCGAGGAGTTGGAGATCGGGCTGAACGCGGTGGCGGCGCCGGTGCGCGGCCACGACGGCGCGCTCATCGGGGCGATCGGCGTCTCGGGCCCGGCGTACCGGATGGCGCAGAGCCGGCTGCCCGATCTGGCCGAGTACGCCGTGAAGACCGCCGAGGAGCTGTCCCGGCGGATGGGCTTCCCCGGCTGA